One window of the Runella slithyformis DSM 19594 genome contains the following:
- a CDS encoding DUF4494 domain-containing protein gives MPSWYLGKIKYQQEQENGALKSISEAYLVDAVSYTDAEARLYGVVADNTPDFQISSLTRMKLSDVFHFEEEGGDKWFKCKTFYVSIDDSKGAANAKEKKIVSFMLVNADSPKQAIERIERSLATMLIPYEITDVNLTPILEVYPYSPEDEAQKVPAGFRPLAEVMAEQQG, from the coding sequence ATGCCCAGCTGGTACTTAGGAAAAATCAAATATCAACAGGAACAGGAAAACGGAGCGCTGAAATCCATCTCAGAAGCGTATCTGGTGGATGCCGTATCGTACACCGACGCCGAAGCTCGCCTGTACGGCGTGGTGGCCGACAATACACCTGACTTTCAAATTAGTAGCCTTACTCGCATGAAGCTGTCAGACGTATTTCACTTTGAGGAAGAAGGGGGGGATAAATGGTTTAAATGCAAAACATTTTACGTCTCCATCGACGACAGCAAAGGAGCTGCAAACGCCAAAGAGAAGAAGATCGTAAGCTTTATGCTTGTCAATGCTGACAGCCCTAAGCAAGCCATCGAGCGCATAGAAAGGAGTTTGGCTACGATGCTGATTCCGTACGAAATCACCGACGTAAACCTGACGCCGATTCTGGAAGTGTATCCTTACTCGCCCGAAGACGAAGCGCAGAAAGTTCCCGCAGGCTTTCGACCGT
- a CDS encoding S41 family peptidase, with the protein MFKPFLWVLLLIGISCFAQSEGVHFATHPSLSPDAKTVVFAYESDLWKTDLSSGLTTRLTAMQGNESNPRISPDGKWIAFSGTENNNPDVYLMPLEGGGIRQLTYHSTYDLVEAWSWDSQTIYFESGPQNGGTTFTVSIKGGTPKRVFKHYFNRIHNVAESPSGELFFNDTWESDNQAMRKGYKGDFNPDIQSYHLQTNTYKKYTDYRGKDMWATVDRNGTIYFVSDEANGEYNLHTFVNGQKTALTSFKESIKRPQVSADGRKVVFEKDYQPWIYDVATKAAEPIKLNLVRNFTLSKWQDFKVSGNISTFDVAPDNKKMAFISRGELFVSDVDGKFIKQLKTTPNERVLEVKWLADTLTLLIGQTAGGYQNWFTIRADGKGSLKPVTKDSQSNRQMVLNKDRSVGVYLSGRNEVKTIDLKTFESKTIVKEELWGFYNDSPRFSPNGEYILFTAYRNFEKDIFLHHLKKNETINLTNTGISESEPVWSPDSKYIYFSSDRMNPSYPFGPRKQKLYRMALTKIEDPYRSEKFEDLFKPEAKKKEPSTDAKEDDKGKKKGKKDEKPKEEKPKNEEKAIELDLADIWERMEQVGPSFGQQGAPFVIQKDAKTYVYYTSDHQEGNDKLWRTVYEPFQRTKTEKAEDSGNYEIVQAGDKYYLLTDGKIKKLNFESNKSEEIEISNYTFRRSLEEEFRQMYYEAWAGVEENFYNETFHGADWKGLRDRYAKFLPYLNRREDFRTLFNDMLGELNASHLGFYSNGKEEDVFYRSQTMETGILFDNQRPYVVERIIKRSAADKHGKKILAGDVLTHVNGEAVDTLQNRDFYFTKPSNDPELEMTFRRKGTDTTYTVRVHPQGSISGNLYDEWMDWNQKYVDDKSKNRIAYVHMKDMGMGQYEKFVQDMTRDWYKKDALIFDLRYNTGGNVHDLVLNFLAQKPYLQWKYREGALSPQPNFGVAAKPIVLLINEQSLSDAEMTATGFKALKLGKIIGTETYRWIIFTSGKGLVDGSFYRLPSWGCYTLDGKNIEKEGTAPDIYVKQTFVDRLNDKDPQLDRAIEEILKDLK; encoded by the coding sequence ATGTTTAAACCATTTTTGTGGGTACTGCTGCTCATCGGCATTTCCTGCTTTGCCCAATCCGAAGGCGTTCATTTTGCCACTCACCCTTCCCTCAGTCCTGATGCCAAAACCGTCGTCTTTGCCTACGAATCAGACCTTTGGAAAACCGATTTAAGTTCAGGTCTCACCACGCGTCTAACAGCCATGCAGGGCAATGAATCCAACCCGCGTATTTCGCCGGATGGAAAATGGATCGCCTTCAGCGGAACCGAAAACAACAACCCCGATGTGTATCTGATGCCGCTCGAAGGGGGTGGCATTCGTCAACTGACCTACCACAGCACCTACGATCTGGTGGAAGCGTGGTCGTGGGATTCGCAAACGATTTACTTTGAATCGGGCCCTCAAAATGGGGGTACTACTTTCACGGTTTCCATCAAAGGCGGCACGCCTAAGCGTGTGTTCAAGCACTATTTCAATCGCATTCACAACGTAGCGGAAAGCCCTTCGGGCGAGTTGTTTTTTAATGATACCTGGGAAAGCGACAACCAAGCCATGCGTAAAGGCTACAAAGGAGACTTCAACCCGGATATTCAATCGTATCATCTCCAAACCAATACGTACAAAAAATACACTGACTACCGGGGCAAAGATATGTGGGCAACCGTGGACCGCAACGGTACTATCTATTTTGTGTCGGACGAAGCCAACGGAGAATACAATCTGCACACATTTGTTAACGGTCAAAAAACGGCCTTGACTTCGTTTAAAGAATCTATTAAACGCCCGCAGGTAAGCGCCGACGGCCGTAAAGTCGTTTTTGAAAAAGACTACCAACCCTGGATCTACGACGTAGCAACCAAAGCAGCCGAACCCATCAAACTCAATTTGGTACGCAATTTCACACTGTCTAAGTGGCAGGATTTTAAAGTAAGCGGCAACATTTCAACGTTTGATGTGGCACCCGACAATAAGAAAATGGCGTTTATTTCCCGTGGGGAGCTGTTTGTTTCTGATGTTGACGGAAAGTTCATCAAACAACTGAAAACCACGCCCAACGAGCGCGTATTGGAAGTAAAATGGCTTGCCGATACCCTGACGCTGTTGATCGGGCAAACCGCAGGCGGGTATCAAAACTGGTTTACGATCAGGGCTGACGGAAAAGGTTCCCTTAAACCGGTGACCAAAGACAGTCAATCGAACCGTCAAATGGTCCTCAATAAAGACCGCAGTGTGGGGGTGTACCTCAGCGGGCGTAACGAAGTCAAAACAATAGACCTGAAAACGTTCGAAAGTAAAACCATTGTGAAAGAAGAACTTTGGGGCTTCTACAATGACTCGCCCCGTTTCTCTCCCAATGGCGAATATATACTGTTTACGGCCTATCGCAATTTTGAAAAAGATATCTTTCTGCATCATCTGAAGAAAAATGAAACCATTAATTTAACCAATACGGGCATTTCCGAATCCGAGCCGGTATGGTCTCCCGACAGCAAATACATTTATTTTTCCTCCGACCGGATGAACCCGAGTTATCCTTTCGGACCGCGCAAACAAAAGCTGTACCGCATGGCACTCACCAAAATTGAAGACCCGTACCGCAGCGAAAAGTTTGAAGATCTGTTCAAGCCCGAAGCGAAAAAGAAAGAACCTTCTACGGACGCAAAAGAGGATGATAAAGGAAAGAAAAAGGGTAAAAAAGACGAAAAACCCAAGGAAGAAAAACCTAAAAACGAGGAGAAAGCGATTGAACTGGATTTGGCTGATATTTGGGAACGGATGGAGCAGGTAGGGCCTTCTTTCGGACAGCAGGGTGCGCCGTTTGTCATTCAAAAAGATGCCAAAACCTACGTTTATTATACTTCTGACCATCAGGAAGGCAACGACAAACTGTGGCGGACTGTTTATGAACCTTTTCAAAGAACAAAAACCGAAAAGGCCGAAGATTCGGGGAATTACGAGATCGTGCAGGCAGGAGATAAATATTATCTTTTGACGGATGGAAAAATCAAAAAACTCAATTTTGAAAGCAACAAATCCGAAGAAATTGAAATCAGCAATTACACCTTTCGCCGCAGTCTGGAAGAAGAATTTCGTCAGATGTATTATGAAGCCTGGGCGGGAGTAGAAGAGAATTTTTATAATGAAACCTTCCACGGGGCAGATTGGAAAGGGCTGCGCGATCGCTATGCTAAATTTTTGCCTTACCTCAATCGTCGGGAAGATTTCCGAACGCTGTTCAATGACATGCTCGGTGAGCTGAATGCTTCTCATTTAGGCTTTTATTCCAACGGAAAAGAAGAAGACGTATTCTACAGATCACAAACGATGGAAACGGGCATCCTGTTTGACAATCAGCGCCCTTACGTGGTTGAGCGCATTATTAAACGCAGCGCGGCCGATAAACACGGCAAAAAAATCTTAGCGGGTGATGTGCTGACGCATGTCAACGGAGAAGCGGTGGATACACTCCAAAATCGCGATTTCTATTTTACCAAACCTTCCAACGATCCCGAATTGGAGATGACGTTCCGTCGCAAGGGCACGGACACCACCTATACCGTAAGGGTACATCCGCAGGGCTCCATTTCGGGAAATCTGTACGACGAATGGATGGATTGGAATCAGAAGTATGTGGATGACAAATCAAAAAATCGGATCGCCTACGTTCATATGAAAGACATGGGTATGGGACAATACGAAAAATTTGTGCAGGATATGACCCGCGATTGGTACAAAAAAGACGCGCTGATTTTTGACCTGCGCTACAATACGGGCGGTAATGTCCACGATTTGGTCCTTAATTTTCTGGCGCAAAAGCCTTATTTACAGTGGAAATACCGCGAAGGAGCGCTCTCCCCGCAGCCCAATTTCGGTGTGGCGGCCAAGCCGATCGTGCTGCTTATCAATGAGCAGTCGCTGTCTGATGCAGAAATGACGGCTACGGGTTTTAAAGCGTTGAAACTCGGCAAAATCATCGGCACGGAAACTTACCGCTGGATTATTTTTACGTCGGGCAAAGGGCTCGTCGACGGGTCTTTTTACCGACTGCCGTCATGGGGTTGCTACACGTTGGACGGCAAAAACATTGAAAAAGAAGGCACTGCCCCCGACATATACGTTAAACAGACGTTCGTAGACCGACTGAACGACAAAGACCCGCAACTCGACCGCGCCATCGAAGAAATTTTGAAAGACCTCAAATAG
- a CDS encoding M14 family zinc carboxypeptidase translates to MQFKHLSKSFLVPCLLLSTVVAYTQQIDEPYNQKIREFTTDPRFLPSSVLDLVNDPKIPSPLKQFGQIVGAPGTLHRTAEIYGYFQKLAQTSPNIVTEQIGTTEENRPIQMAVIANAATIKRLDHYKKQLALLADPRKVNPADVQKIVGDSKVVYFLNGGMHASETGSPEMLMELAYRLVTGQADEIKAIRDNIIVIINPVSEPDGWDKMVDWYNRYTKKRKDFEDGMPASPPYWGKYVYHDNNRDGLQVSQAITKSIFKAYFDWHPTVMLDLHESVPLLYISTGTGPYSEAVDPVAIGEWQIMADHDMTTLAAQGLPGVFNWAFYDGWYPGYGIWVANNHNSVGRFYETYGNAGANTFMRDLANAKFAGDNVTSREWYRPYPATEKVYWSFRNNINYMQAGVLASLGYAAANGKLLLKNFYTKSLNNLNKAAKETPKAFVIGKDQRDPAAAAYLVNQLRMQGVEVHKAESGKNQGDYVVVLNQPYRNLAVSLLTKQNYPKEAKFPPYDAIAWTLQYLNGVTVTQQDTLKYDLADLKLLTTDAKFEGKAEGEGSHYVLNYKAQNTVLPAAYWIKSQNANAKTIVLDAKTALEGRKDTLAQGAVVFTGISADQAKQVAAKFGFDLIPTKTLPTVKQHEVSLPRVAIYHTWYQTQDEGWSRYTFEQRGIPYTSIHKDHLKKGNLRAQFDVILVPRVGGTGANFLHEVDTKFGPMPYTKTAEFPAHGAPDATDDMTGGPGFEGVAELKKFVDAGGVLITLDNSSSIMSDLGIVRELKRYESPTLFHPGSIVQVKARNRNHPIMYGYPEVFHVFKGQGALLQTEKRDRDMMLMQYGTKPLKEEEEYKGLVMGMPDKKEVKDAKPATSKPEPPYVLSGMVRNEQTIIGHGGIFNVPVGKGQVVAFTFDPLHRYLNHHDAPMLWNAILNWNALR, encoded by the coding sequence ATGCAATTCAAACATCTATCCAAATCCTTCCTTGTACCCTGTCTTTTGTTGTCAACGGTAGTGGCGTATACGCAACAAATCGACGAGCCCTATAACCAAAAAATCAGGGAATTTACCACCGACCCGCGCTTTTTGCCCTCGTCGGTGTTAGATTTGGTCAACGACCCTAAGATTCCATCGCCATTGAAACAGTTTGGGCAGATCGTTGGTGCACCGGGGACGTTGCACCGTACGGCGGAGATTTACGGATATTTTCAAAAATTGGCCCAAACTTCGCCCAACATCGTCACGGAGCAGATCGGGACAACCGAAGAAAATCGCCCCATTCAAATGGCGGTTATCGCCAATGCCGCCACCATCAAGCGACTTGATCACTACAAAAAGCAGTTGGCCCTCCTCGCTGACCCCCGCAAAGTGAACCCCGCCGATGTGCAAAAAATTGTGGGCGACAGCAAAGTGGTGTATTTTCTGAATGGTGGGATGCATGCTTCCGAGACCGGCTCCCCAGAAATGCTCATGGAATTGGCGTATCGCTTGGTAACAGGCCAAGCCGATGAAATCAAGGCCATTCGCGACAACATCATCGTCATTATCAACCCCGTATCTGAACCCGATGGTTGGGATAAAATGGTGGATTGGTACAACCGTTATACCAAAAAACGCAAAGATTTTGAGGACGGAATGCCCGCCTCTCCGCCGTATTGGGGCAAATACGTATACCACGACAACAACCGCGACGGCCTGCAGGTATCGCAGGCCATCACGAAAAGTATTTTCAAGGCGTATTTTGACTGGCATCCTACCGTGATGCTCGACCTGCACGAGTCGGTGCCGTTGTTGTATATCTCGACGGGAACGGGACCTTACAGCGAAGCGGTAGATCCCGTGGCGATTGGCGAATGGCAAATCATGGCCGACCACGACATGACGACCCTGGCGGCGCAGGGATTGCCGGGCGTGTTCAATTGGGCATTTTACGACGGTTGGTATCCGGGCTACGGAATTTGGGTCGCTAACAACCACAACTCCGTGGGACGTTTTTACGAAACCTACGGTAATGCAGGGGCCAATACGTTCATGCGCGATTTAGCCAATGCCAAATTCGCGGGCGACAACGTCACGAGCCGGGAGTGGTATCGTCCGTACCCTGCCACCGAAAAAGTGTATTGGTCGTTCCGAAACAACATCAATTATATGCAGGCGGGTGTGTTGGCGTCGCTGGGCTACGCCGCCGCTAACGGTAAGTTGTTATTGAAGAATTTTTACACAAAAAGCCTTAATAACCTCAACAAAGCGGCCAAAGAAACGCCCAAGGCATTTGTGATCGGTAAAGACCAGCGTGACCCGGCGGCGGCCGCTTATCTGGTCAATCAGTTGCGGATGCAGGGGGTCGAAGTCCATAAGGCGGAGTCGGGCAAAAATCAGGGAGATTACGTGGTGGTGCTGAACCAACCGTATCGCAATTTAGCGGTGTCGCTGTTGACCAAACAAAACTATCCCAAAGAAGCCAAGTTTCCTCCGTACGACGCCATTGCCTGGACCCTTCAGTACCTCAACGGCGTGACCGTAACGCAGCAGGATACGCTCAAGTACGACCTCGCCGACCTCAAATTGCTCACCACCGATGCCAAATTTGAGGGCAAAGCCGAGGGAGAAGGCAGTCACTACGTACTCAATTACAAGGCACAAAATACGGTATTGCCGGCAGCGTATTGGATAAAATCTCAAAATGCCAACGCCAAAACCATCGTATTGGATGCCAAAACTGCCCTTGAAGGTCGCAAAGACACCTTGGCGCAGGGGGCCGTGGTATTTACGGGCATCTCGGCCGACCAAGCCAAGCAGGTGGCGGCCAAATTTGGCTTTGATCTGATACCCACCAAAACCCTCCCCACCGTAAAGCAGCACGAAGTAAGCCTGCCGCGCGTGGCGATCTACCACACCTGGTACCAGACGCAGGACGAGGGCTGGTCGCGCTATACCTTTGAGCAACGGGGCATTCCTTACACGTCCATCCACAAAGACCATCTTAAAAAAGGGAATTTGCGGGCGCAGTTTGACGTGATTCTGGTGCCGCGCGTGGGTGGTACGGGCGCTAATTTCCTCCACGAAGTTGATACCAAGTTTGGCCCCATGCCGTATACCAAGACCGCCGAATTTCCCGCGCACGGAGCACCCGATGCGACCGATGACATGACAGGAGGTCCGGGCTTTGAAGGCGTAGCCGAGTTGAAGAAATTTGTGGATGCGGGGGGCGTGTTGATCACGCTGGACAACTCTTCGAGTATCATGTCTGACCTCGGCATTGTGCGCGAGTTGAAGCGGTACGAATCCCCCACGCTGTTTCACCCGGGTTCGATCGTGCAGGTGAAAGCCCGCAACCGCAACCATCCGATCATGTATGGTTATCCCGAAGTTTTCCACGTGTTCAAAGGCCAGGGCGCACTGCTCCAAACCGAAAAACGCGACCGCGACATGATGCTGATGCAGTACGGTACCAAGCCGCTCAAAGAAGAAGAGGAATACAAGGGCCTTGTGATGGGAATGCCCGATAAAAAAGAAGTAAAAGACGCCAAACCGGCAACGTCAAAGCCCGAGCCACCGTACGTGCTGTCGGGCATGGTGCGCAACGAGCAGACCATCATCGGTCACGGCGGTATTTTCAACGTACCCGTAGGCAAAGGCCAAGTGGTTGCCTTTACCTTTGATCCGCTTCACCGTTACCTCAATCACCACGACGCACCCATGCTTTGGAACGCGATTCTGAACTGGAATGCCTTGCGGTAA
- a CDS encoding ATP-binding protein: MVNFQRKLRENILAWKEKNNRKPLILRGARQVGKSTIVRELGKSYDYFIELNLEKPNDRRFFQKEREVTEIWQQLIFEKGIPDTPQNTLLFIDEIQEIPHVIKQLRYFYEEIPQLHVIAAGSLLEFALSDVGSFPVGRVEEMVLHPFDFEEFLMATGEEKALNALRQIPLPSYAYDKLFELFKKYVIIGGMPEIIRQYVASGGNLVGLKGIYASIWETYKSDVIKYAPNANEAKIMRFVIESAPLVRDRISFAGFGGSNYRSREVGEAFRALDLAKVIYLIYPTTQIAPPQLPEISRKPRLQFLDTGLLNYASEIQAELLQLDDLNDYHKGFVVNHCITQELIAQRNEVFFKPQFWVKENAASNAEVDLTLKWQKYLLPIEVKSGSKGSLRSLHEFMDLTDHTLAIRFLRNEVSIEPVKTRQGKLFQLLNLPYFAISQVEKYIEWVMNREMGSL; the protein is encoded by the coding sequence ATGGTGAATTTTCAGAGGAAATTAAGAGAAAATATTCTCGCATGGAAAGAGAAAAATAATCGTAAGCCGCTCATTTTGAGGGGTGCAAGGCAAGTTGGTAAATCTACCATCGTGAGGGAGTTGGGGAAAAGTTACGATTATTTCATAGAATTGAATTTAGAAAAGCCTAATGACAGGCGTTTTTTTCAAAAAGAACGGGAGGTAACGGAGATATGGCAACAGCTTATTTTTGAGAAAGGGATTCCTGATACGCCTCAAAATACGCTTCTTTTTATTGATGAAATCCAGGAGATTCCCCACGTTATCAAGCAACTTAGGTATTTCTACGAAGAAATTCCGCAGCTTCATGTCATTGCCGCAGGCTCTTTGCTCGAATTTGCTTTGAGCGATGTGGGTTCATTTCCGGTAGGGCGTGTTGAAGAAATGGTGCTGCATCCCTTTGATTTTGAAGAGTTTTTGATGGCTACCGGGGAAGAGAAGGCGTTAAATGCGTTACGGCAAATTCCATTGCCATCCTATGCTTATGATAAATTGTTCGAGCTGTTCAAAAAGTATGTGATCATTGGCGGTATGCCCGAAATTATTCGGCAGTATGTAGCATCAGGCGGGAATTTGGTGGGTTTGAAAGGTATTTATGCATCTATTTGGGAAACCTATAAGTCAGACGTGATCAAATATGCCCCCAATGCGAATGAGGCTAAGATAATGCGATTTGTCATAGAGTCAGCACCTTTGGTGCGAGACCGTATCAGTTTTGCGGGTTTTGGCGGGTCTAATTATCGTTCGAGAGAGGTGGGTGAAGCATTCAGAGCCTTGGATCTGGCCAAAGTCATTTATTTGATTTATCCTACTACTCAGATTGCCCCACCTCAACTGCCTGAAATTTCACGCAAGCCTCGGTTGCAGTTTTTGGATACGGGCTTGCTCAATTATGCCTCTGAAATTCAAGCGGAACTGTTGCAATTAGACGACCTCAACGATTATCATAAGGGTTTTGTGGTCAATCACTGCATCACGCAGGAACTGATCGCACAGCGCAATGAAGTATTTTTTAAACCTCAATTTTGGGTAAAAGAAAATGCAGCTTCAAATGCCGAAGTAGATTTGACCCTCAAATGGCAAAAATACCTGCTGCCCATTGAGGTGAAATCGGGATCCAAAGGAAGTCTACGTTCACTTCACGAGTTCATGGACTTGACCGACCACACCTTAGCCATTCGTTTTCTAAGAAATGAGGTAAGTATTGAACCCGTTAAAACCCGTCAAGGCAAGCTGTTTCAGTTGCTCAATTTGCCTTATTTTGCTATCTCGCAGGTGGAGAAGTATATTGAGTGGGTGATGAACCGGGAAATGGGTAGCCTTTGA